A window of the Oryza brachyantha chromosome 5, ObraRS2, whole genome shotgun sequence genome harbors these coding sequences:
- the LOC102714374 gene encoding B-cell receptor-associated protein 31-like: MIQLLFTLLAAEAALVLVLLFRTPARRLALLALDRAKRGRGPVMVRTVAATMIVVLGSSGYSIAKIRRRVGDLGQLTPTDQVLASRHLLEASLMGYSLFLGIIIDRLHHYIRELRTMKKNMEAVTKQSRVLEEAKHGSVEGIQQYQKEISSLNEQVQELKRLSEKKTEELKTAEANALALQKQSEGLLTEYERLIAENEQFRSQLQSMDLRMSHSDGKKNT, encoded by the exons aTGATCCAGCTCCTCTTCACGCTGCTGGCCGCGGAGGCGGCTTTGGTGCTCGTGCTACTCTTCCGCACGCCggcccgccgcctcgcgctgcTCGCCCTCGACCGCGCCAAGCGCGGCCGAGGGCCCGTCATGGTCAGgacggtcgccgccaccatgATCGTCGTGCTCGGCTCCAGCGGCTACAGCATCGCCAAGATCCGCCGCCGGGTCGGGGATCTCGGCCAGCTCACGCCCACCGACCAGGTGCTCGCCAGCCGCCATCTCCTCGAGGCGTCCCTTATGG GATACTCTCTGTTTCTCGGGATAATTATTGACCGGCTACATCACTATATCAGGGAATTACGgactatgaaaaaaaacatggaggcAGTAACAAAGCAGAGCAGGGTCTTAGAAGAAGCAAAACATGGAAGCGTTGAGGGGATTCAACAATACCAGAAAGAGATTTCCAGTCTGAATGAGCAAGTGCAAGAACTCAAGCGTCTGTCCGAAAAGAAAACTGAGGAACTGAAAACAGCTGAAGCGAACGCCTTGGCTTTACAGAAGCAATCTGAAGGTTTGCTTACGGAGTATGAGCGTCTCATTGCGGAGAATGAGCAGTTCAGGAGCCAACTGCAGTCAATGGACCTCCGCATGTCACATTCTGATGGCAAAAAGAatacataa